The nucleotide sequence TAAGATTTCTGTTGCCTTTTCTTACATATTTATTTGAAATATGTTGttcatatatttacatatattgttCCTTACTCCATACAAATCCTAGCTTCTACTTACTTTCCTATGCTCTCAGATAGGTTAAAACTTGCAGTTAATATAGTATTCGAGAAAGTTTTTAGAACTGATGTAAGGGCGTACGCCCTGAGGCGCGCCTCAAGGCGAGGCGCCTTCGAGCTGCCTCCGGGCGTACGCCCTTGATAATGGCCTGTGAGGCGTACGCCTCGAGGCATATGAGGCGTAATTGTTGACACACCACAATTTATCAAAAGCAACGcccacaaagaacaaaaacacaaacaacccaGCGAGGCCATTCCAACCGAGGACGACGATTCTTGAGACAAATTCTtgaagactctctctctctctaacaaacAAATCGTCCAAGGAATCGAATCGATTTTCAGCTTCatacatactctctctctctctaactctcTGTTGGTGTTGTGCGACTTGTGCCCTACATCTTGAATAGAAGGTACGATTTTCAGTCTTCAGATCTTGATTGATTctgttttcttattattcttgCTAATATTTGCAAAGCAAGCATGTGAAGCTGGCTTGGAGGAGTTCCATCTTTCATAGGATAactagaatgaaaaaaaatgttcGTTTAGTATATAAGATACTTGCGGTGATAATTTTGACAGATTTCAAATCCTGTCATCCACACAACACCCACTAGTTTTAGACATGTAGCTTTAGCATATTGAGAATGGCTGGAAgtaattgatttattttgattCTTGAAGACTTTATTCAATTAGACTTTCTCTCTAATTCTGCGTCCAACTCCAAGTTTCTCTGCTGatcacttgaattgatgatggatggagttatgtcttcataaattgataaattgatatgattatattatttgaatgtgtacatgtacattttagattaagcatataggtttttttgttgattcttaccGAGGCTTACGCCTCGTTACCCCTCGAGGCTTACGCCTCGCCTCAAATAAGTCAAGCGCCTCAGTTTCCGAACCCGCCTTTTAAAACACTGCTGATGTTagtcaataaattaattaatgaaccCATTAATTCAAACTAAACGTTTCTTTTCTGGAAAGAGGAGTTACTAAAGCATCGAATGATTTATTCTACTACAACTGCAAAAGGAAGTTACTATTTTGATGTGTTTACAAGTACTAGAACCTAACAGATTCTATGCTCGGCTTGATTTCCTATTTGATTCCCTTTCAACTGATGCGCCTACGTAGATGATTCTGTTCCTGCTCCTGCACTACTCATTTCCGTCTTCGATCCAAGCTCATGGAAAGGAGTCTATTTTCGGAATTCCTTCTTTTGTCTACGCTAAATGTACCAAAATGGAGAGAATAGATTGATTTGTGGTCATATCTGTTGAATAACTCTGCTTCCAATTCCATGCCCTGTTATTAGGGGCTGATTTGAATCAGTACAGCAATAGATGTTAGGGTGAGTATAAAGCCTGGAGATAACATCTCATTGTCGATTCTGCATGCTGAAAAGATGTTTGCTATTATGCTGTGGCATCGTAGAAATAGCCATCTCATAATGGAAAGTGCGCAGATTTGATTTCCATCTTCTTAGAGATAATTTACGGTTAAAAGCAATCCCACCAGACATGTTGTGAGTAGGAgattaccaaatgaaacattgatGGCTGAGCTGGGAAGTCCGGTTGGTTCTGGCACACCATAAACTGTCTGTCCACCAGGTGTGGTTGTGAATGGGGGTGTCATTGTCGGAGTTGGGTTAGCTGGTGAACTTATGCTGcatttgcaaaagcaaaaaagaTTCTTAGTTTCACTAATGTAGAAGTTGTAGCAATTTTGCCACCCTGGCCATGAGGTTAGAGGTTCAAGTTCCCTTTCCCCAAAGCTTCCCCTACAAGAAAATTGGACACGAAGATGAAATTCTACCTTGGTGGCTGGGGTGCAGTTATAGATGGTGGTGTTATAGATGGTGTTGTGGGAGATGATGCATAGTGACAGCTCCCACTACCTGTAATGATTCATGAGGAAGAGTTTAGTGCtaatcatatataattataatattcGAGTATGCATATTGATGATGAAAATGGGAGGATAATATTCACTGTAGGAAAAGGGTGAGGGTATGAGAATTAGTCAGAGAATTTTGATCTGTGATGGTCGTGAATTCTTACTTGGGTCAGTGTTGGTAAGTTGGGCTGTCCCTCCAAAAACACAGCTAGTTGGCGATTGGTGCTTCTGGTAATAGTTGTTGAAGGCATAAGAAGTGTGATCACGAAGTGTATTTGGATTGTAACAGCTTGCGCCTGTTTGAATTGGTGAACAGTCTGCACCACCATAGCCGCAAGCATAGTCGAGAGCAACCTGTAATGCAGTTGGTGAAGCATTTGGGCTTGCAATACACCATGAGCCACCTGATGAAGCCGGAGTCGTTGTCGGGGGAGTCATTGTTGGGGGAGTCATTGTCATTGGGGTTGGAGGAGTTATAATTGGCCCGGTTATGATTGGTGTCGGCGGGGTTGGGTTCACCCCCGGAGTTGTACCTGGGGGGGTTGGGTTAACAAGAGGAAGTGTTCCAGGAGTTGTATCGAACTGGGTAGTTGACACTGAAGATGAGAAGAACATCTGCTTCTCTTGATTTCCCACAAGCTCATGAACTGCTTCTGGAGGCGGTTTCTCTGCAACAATTGAACCTGAAGAAGTCCAAAGCAGGATGAGTAacgtttctttttcttctcttcttcttcttttttttttttttttttttttccctttcctgaAGAGGTTGTTAAGCTTTCATTAATGATGCATGATCATGCTAAACCCATAGTCATTCATGGCACATAATAGATAATGAGAATTATGCTGCCAGAGAAAAACAAATGACAGAAAAAAAATGAGGCTCGTGCATTTAAATGCTTTTCATTCATGTGTGGATGCATGTATGCACATCTTAGAGAGTTTCAGGCAGAGATTCTTTGTCCACCATATTTGTCGAATTTTTTAGCGTAGATTGGTTCGATTTCATTGGATCTATGGGGACACCTAGATATAAAAGAACTCTGCTGGCTAGAAAACCTTTTTGTGGGCATATTTTAGCAGGTTCTAGTACCTTAGCATATGTTATTTTTACTAAACGTTCTTGATttcctttctatttttcttccatGTAGAAGACAATTTTTACAGCTTTATGCAAGATTCAGCAGTAGAATTCTTGATTTTGAATACAACAAGAACCGAAAACTTCGAAATAGGATGAAAATCACCTGAACTGAGAACAAGATACAAGAGGAATGCTAAATGCTGAATAACTCTTGAACCCATGTTTCCAATCTGCAACTGTAATATGGTGTTCTGGACTCCCTTCTTCTATAAGAACAATATGCACCAATGGCGTAGTAACAAAGAAGAATTGAAGTCTCATCACCAagttttatgtgtatatatatatataacttgaaGAATCAAAGCTTCCTTGAATTGTAGAGAGATGGAAAGAGGCAGGAAAGAATATTGAGAAAACTTGACGAAGGAGGCATTGTGGGGAGTCGGAATTGGCAAGCAATTGAAGGTGGAAAGAGAGGCAAAAGTTGCCTGGAAGGGAGAAAAGCTAAAAGAGTGATCTGTTTGGAATTTAAATCTGCTGCTTAATATGCTATATTGATAGTTAAATCCATATACTGGGTTTTGCGGCATTTTTCTTTTGCTCTTTTTGTTGTCGCTCTTTTTTTTACTGTTTCATGGTACTAAAACAAAGGCAAAAGGTAGTTAGGAGAGATTTATTTTACTGTTTTTTTGCTATCTTGATACCCTTGAGGTATTTTATTGATGAAGAGACCGTCCAAATTTTGGTTAGTCTTGTTGCTCAAGGGATATACATCAAGTAAATTAGTGATTACTGCTGACatttcttgcttttcttttcctccaaaTAAAAATATGTGATAGTGAAAATTTGGTGGTTAAACTTTAATACTTTGTCATTTACCCTTTGGCGATTTCATTTAGTAATTGTATAGTTGTGGGTTTTATTCTCTCTGTTTAGTACCATGACACGAATCGAGCTTTAATGAGTTCTAATATGTAACGTCAAGCAATTCGGCTTTCGCCGTTTTAGAAATGCATTGTTGGAATTAGAGCGGAAAGACAGGTGACTCTAAATTCAGGAGTTTCTGTTATAGCCAAACATGAGGGAGAGTATTGTTGAGTTTAGTAATACTTGGTGGGCAACAATGACCTATCTGTTATGAACTATATAGAATGAGATATAGAGATATAGATACAATCAGAAGTGTTTCTTTCTTGTCTCTCTTCCACCCCCATGCAAAATAGCttttacaatatatatacatcgtTTACCTTCATATATTACTTACACATGTACATCATATTGACACTTGGCAATGATGTGTAAAGTAAATAGTATGTAGATAATTATCATCCacattatgatatatatatatcacaatacTCCCCCTTGGATGATCATTAACATAAGATAAATATGCCTCGTTAAAAACCTTACTAAGGAAAAACCCAGTGGGATAAAAACCTTAGTGAAGGAAAAGAGTACATCCTTCTTATGTCTGACTTGGATCCATGTGGGATAGAATAGCCTCATTAAAACCTTATCAACGAAAAACCCTGTGGGATAAAAACGTTGAGCAAAGGAAAAAGAGTACTATCCAGAATGTGGTGATTACTCCCCCTGATTGATATATAACTTTCTTCAGGAAAGTTCTTTGAGATGGCGCATACCAATATTGTGTGTCAACTTCTTGAATGTTGTCGATGGCAGGGCTTTAGTGAATAAATCTGCTAGGTTATTACAAGAACGGATCTGCTGGACATCTACTtgtcttgttttcttttggAGATCATGTGTATAGAAAAACTTTGGAGAAATGTGCTTAATATTGTTACCTTTAATATAGCCACCTTGGAGTTGTGCTATACAAGCAGCATTATCTTCATATATTACTGTCGGAGTATCTGTGATCAATGGAAGTCCacaatttttttgaatatacCAAGTCATTCGTCGTAGTGACATAGCTTCTCTACCAGCTTCATAAAGAGCTATGATCTCAGCATGATTTGAAGAAGTAGCTGTAAGCGTCTGTTTCATAGATTTCCAAGAAATGGCTGTGTTTCCATAGAGGAAAACATAACCATTTTGGGATTTCGCATTATGAGGATCAGATAGATATCCAGCATCAGCATATCCTATTAATTCAGGCTTAGAATCAAAGGAATAATATAAGCCTAAATCCACAGTTCCTTGTAAATATCGTAGAATATGCTTGATTCCATTCCAATGTCGTCGAGTAGGAGCAGAACTATATCTTGCCAATAAATTAACAGAGAATGAAATATCAGGACGTGTATTGTTAGCAAGATACATCAAAGAACCAATAGCACTTAAATAGGGTACTTCTGGACCAAGTAATGGTTCTTCCTTATCTGCAGGTCGGAATGGATCTTTTTTAATATCAAGTGAACGTACCACCATAGGAGAACTTAAGGAGTGAGTTTTATCCATATAAAATTGTCGTAATACCTTCTGGGTATAATTTGATTGATGGATAAAAACACCATTAGACAGATGCTCAATCTGTAGACCAAGACAGTATCTAGTCTTTCCAAggtctttcatttcaaattctGCTTTTAAGTGATTAGCGGCGTGAGTGAGCTCTTCAGGAGTTCCAATTAAATTAAGATCATCAACGTAGACAGCAATTATTGCAAAGCCAGACTCTGTCTTTTTAATAAAAACACAAGGACAAATTAAATCATGTACATATCCTTGTTTAACAAGATATTCTGTGAGTCTGTTATACCACATACGTCCAGATTGTTTTAATCCATATAGCGATCGTTGAAGTTTAATGGAATATAACTCCTTTGGTTTTGTTTCTGGCAATTTAAAACCATCAGggattttcatatatatttcaGCATCTAACGAGCCATATAAATATGCTGTGACTACGTCCATTAGTCGTATATCTAATCGTTTAGTAACAGCTAAACCAATTAGAAATCGAAACGTGATTCCATCCATAACAGGAGAATATGTTTCTTCGTAGTCAATGCCTGGCTTCTGCGAGAAACCTTGTGCCACAAGTCTTGCTTTATATCTTGTGATTTCATTCTTTTCATTTCGTTTGCGCACAAATATCCATTTATATCCAACGGGTTGAACATCTTTTGGTGTCCGGACTATTGGTCCAaaaacttttcttttctctagAGAATTTAATTCTGCTGTGATGGCATCTTTCCATTTCAGCCAATCATGTCTACGTTGACATTCATTGATGGATTGAGGTTCAGGATCCTCATTACCATTGGTAATGTCAACCGCAATTTCATAtgcaaaaatatcatttatgaTAATTTGTCGTCTATCCCAACTTTCATCATGATGCATAGAGCACTCATTATAATTATTTTCAGATATTGGTACCTTGTCAGAAGGTACTACTTCTTGTGTTGAATGTTGGGATATAGATTTTGCTGGAATAAACTCTTCAGGAGCTAGCTTTGCTAGTGCATCCTCGTCAAGAGGTTTAGTGGACACATGTGCATTTCTCTTCCGAGGAAATCTATCTTTCGCACCTATTGGTCTTCCACGTTTCTGACATGGTTGTATCTCATTATGTTCTATTTGTCCATCTGGGACGTTAATACGTGCTAGTGCATTTTTAGCTGGAACATGTGATTGTAACACTTTTGATGTATCAGTAAAAACATCAGGTAATTGGTTAGCTATACCTTGCAAATGCACAATCCTTTGTACCTCATGTTCACACTGTTTGGTACGAGGATCAAAATGAGCTTGTGTGAAGGTATTCCAATCAATCTCTTTATGTTTATATGCTTGAAAATTCTCTTTACCTAAAGGAGGGAAAACTGATTCatcaaaatgacaatcaacaaaTCGAGCTTTGAAAATCTCACCTGTCAATGGTTCAAGATATCTAATAATAGAAGGTGAGTCAAAACCAACATAAATACCAAGATGACGTTGTGGTCCCATTTTAGTACGTTGCGGAGGTGAAATAGGAACATAAACAGCACATCCAAAAACACGTAAATGAGAAATATTAGGTTGATAACCTAACACTAATTGTAAAGGTGAATATGTATGATATGCAGAAGGTCGAATTCGAATTAAAGATGCTGCATGTAAAATAGCATGTCCCCAAGCAACAACAGGTAGTTTACTTTTCATGAGTAGTGGTTTAGCAATTAATTGTAAGCGTTTTATTAAAGATTCTGCTAAACCATTTTGTGTATGAACATGAGCAACAGGATGCTCAACATCAATTCCAAGTGACATGCAAAAATCATTAAAAGTTTGAGAAGTAAATTCACCAGCATTATCCAGTCGTATTGACTTAATGGGATAATCTGGGAATTGTGCACGTAAACGAATGATTTGAGCTAGTAACCTAGCAAATGCAACATTACGAGTAGAAAGTAAACAAACATGTGACCATCTAGATGATGCATCTATTAAAACCATGAAATACCGAAATGGTCCACATGAAGGATGAATAGGTCCACATATATCACCTTGTATACGTTGTAGAAAACTAGGAGTTTCCATGCCAATCTTCAGGTTGGATGGTCTCAtaattaattttccttttgaaCACGCAGTACATATATAGTCATTAGGTATATAAAACTTTTGGTTTTGTAGTGGGTGTCCACttgtattttcaattattcTACGTATCATAGTGGAACCTGGATGACCGAGACGATTATGCCATAGTATAGATTCCTTCGAATCAAAATACTTTTGTTGCCACTTCTGGTAGGCTACAGTATGTGTTTCAATCCATTTTATACTTGTATAATATAAACATGAAGATAAAGATGCACACTTTTCTATCACGAGCTTCTGGCCTAAGACAGTTGAAGTAATATATAGATAATCTATATTGTTTTCCCTACCAGACTCAATGTGATATCCATTTCGGTGAATATCCTTAAAACTGAGCAAATTCCTTTTTGATCTGGGGGAATATAATGCATCTTCAATATAAATCTTTGTTCCTTGAGGTAACACAATATTAGCTCTTCCAGAGCCTTTAATTAATTTAGAAGTGCCTGAGATAGTGTTAACATTTGCTTCAAGAAATGTTAATTGtaagaaatatttttcatgtCGAATGATAGTGTGAGTGGTTGCACTATCTATTAAACATCCATCTTCATTACTCAAAATGCTATCATCCAATGTAGTGGTGAGATCCATGAttctaaaatatgaaaatatcacatatattatttaatatgtTCATATAAAGATGAAAGATAATTACACAACTATTATTTACATATTTTGTATATACAAGCTTTATGCTTTAAGACTTATCTTacattattataatatttacatGAAATACAGAAAACTTAAACTTTTAAACAAAGTAACTTCAATCCATCTGCGTAGATCCATCCCCAACTAGAAGGTCAACATTCTCCTCAGCGTTATCAAAGAAATGAGCCATATCAAGATGAGTTAAATCATTTAACTCAATGTCATTATTAAAGTCTGCACAATTGGATTCCACTATCTTGTCTGCAAAATTGGTTTCCACCATTTTGCCTTTCCCTTTGATTGACTCTTGataaagtttaatcaaatgcTGAGGTGTATGACAAGTACGTGACCAGTGCCCCGAACCACCACATCTATAACATATATCTTCCTTATCCTTCTGGGACTTATTTGGTAAATCTTCAGGATTTGATTGCTTTGattcaaatttatcaaatttctttTGGTGGTTTAGCGCATTGTGGGTATTAGAAAAATTCCCACGATCATAACGATAATGCCAACGACTTCTACCTCGTCCACGTCTACCTCCACGTCCACGTCTACCTCCACGTCCACGTCCACGTCCATTGTACATAACTGCGTTCGCTTCAGGGAATGGAACAGCTCCAGTAGGACGTGACTGGTGATTTTTCAATAGAAGTTCATTATTCTGTTCTGCTAACAGAAGACATGAAATCAATTCTGCATATTTAGTAAACTTTTGTCCTAGATATTGCTGCATCAGGAGCATATTCGAAGGATGAAAAGTAGTATATGTTTTTTCCAACATATCATTTTCTGTAATAGTAATACCACACAATTTCAGCCGTGTAGTGATTCTGAACATAGCATAATTGTATTCACGAACAATTTTGAAATCTTGTAATCTCAGATTAGTCCACTGAAACTGAGTATTTGGGAGGATTACACACTTCTGGTGCTCATATCACTCCTTCAAATTCTTCCACAAGTCAAGTGGATTTTTAACTGAAAGATATTCAGATTTCAATTCTTCATGAAGGCGACGGCGTAGAAAGATTAGTGCCTTAGCCCGGTCTTGGGGAGATTCATGACTTCCATCTGTAATAGTCTTGCTAAGATTTGAAGCCACAAAATGAGTTTCAATATCATCACACCATGATAAGTAATTTTCACCAGACACATCAAGAGGCAAGAACTCAAGTTTTATGAGGTTGGACATGATAGTAATAGGATAGTTATACTTACCACTTAGAAGAACAATATTGACTATTGGAATGCTTACGTACGGATCTTGATCAGGTAGAGCTTCGTGCTGATAACGTGTTATGAACTATATAGAATGAGATATAGAGATATAGATACAATCAGAAGTGTTTCTTTCTTGTCTCTCTTCCACCCCCATGCAAAATAGCttttacaatatatatacatcgtTTACCTTCATATATTACTTACACATGTACATCATATTGACACTTGACAATGATGTGTAAAGTAAATAGTATGTAGATAATTATCATCCacattatgatatatatatatcacaataaatatgctattttcaaaattatccAGCAAAGGAgcttaaattacacaaaaatccaAGAGGGGCAATTTTGTAATTAGCTACTGAttaaccaaaaccctaaaacgGTTGTCTTGTAGTGTGACTGTCCTCTGTCTTCAGGCTCAATGCCACGTGTACGATGATATACTGAAAACACCCCCAATGACGTGTACTCGTAACCGTAGCCTCCCTATATGTATTAATCCCCTCTTCTTCACTTTCGTTCTCATCTAATCCGTTTCTCTTTCTCGCACTCTGGATTGAGATAGAGATCACTCGGATATTCGCGATTGGATCTTCTTTACCTTTTGGTTCGTGTTTTCAAGTGCTAGTCCGACCGTAGTTGGCATTTGGAGATCCGGGCCAAGCACAGAGGACTTGGATTCGGGTTTCAGATTCAATCGCCTCTTCTAGTATACAATATAGAGaggttttctttcttcttcttcttcttctttgtttttgtttataatttggATTTTCTTGCAATGTTAATGAACTCTTAGgtcttgcttttgcttttgattttaGTTGTAAAGAAAGAACACATGAACTTTCACGTTATGAAACGCATGAAATAAACCGAAAGAGTGTTTCTTTTTGATTTATCGCGTAATGCTCTCTCTGTTTTATGCTTTTC is from Tripterygium wilfordii isolate XIE 37 chromosome 14, ASM1340144v1, whole genome shotgun sequence and encodes:
- the LOC120014554 gene encoding PLASMODESMATA CALLOSE-BINDING PROTEIN 3-like, encoding MGSRVIQHLAFLLYLVLSSGSIVAEKPPPEAVHELVGNQEKQMFFSSSVSTTQFDTTPGTLPLVNPTPPGTTPGVNPTPPTPIITGPIITPPTPMTMTPPTMTPPTTTPASSGGSWCIASPNASPTALQVALDYACGYGGADCSPIQTGASCYNPNTLRDHTSYAFNNYYQKHQSPTSCVFGGTAQLTNTDPSSGSCHYASSPTTPSITPPSITAPQPPSISSPANPTPTMTPPFTTTPGGQTVYGVPEPTGLPSSAINVSFACRIDNEMLSPGFILTLTSIAVLIQISP
- the LOC120014083 gene encoding uncharacterized protein LOC120014083, coding for MSNLIKLEFLPLDVSGENYLSWCDDIETHFVASNLSKTITDGSHESPQDRAKALIFLRRRLHEELKSEYLSVKNPLDLWKNLKEITTRLKLCGITITENDMLEKTYTTFHPSNMLLMQQYLGQKFTKYAELISCLLLAEQNNELLLKNHQSRPTGAVPFPEANAVMYNGRGRGRGGRRGRGGRRGRGRSRWHYRYDRGNFSNTHNALNHQKKFDKFESKQSNPEDLPNKSQKDKEDICYRCGGSGHWSRTCHTPQHLIKLYQESIKGKGKMVETNFADKIVESNCADFNNDIELNDLTHLDMAHFFDNAEENVDLLVGDGSTQMD